One genomic segment of Acidobacteriota bacterium includes these proteins:
- a CDS encoding chemotaxis protein CheW: MTTARDSSFVLFPIGTKRFALPAATVTELARPDREQTFPHASRLLTGVLVRRGHIIPVCDVAPVLVGPNAPARRFFLIATRKFSDTSEWTAIPVSGECELTTTELLPPTGKLPRHVIGLLSLDNEIVEVIDLERLMASEAAA; encoded by the coding sequence TCTTTCCTATCGGGACGAAGCGCTTTGCTTTGCCCGCCGCTACCGTGACCGAGCTGGCGCGGCCCGACCGCGAGCAGACGTTCCCACACGCATCCCGGCTGCTCACCGGCGTGCTCGTGCGCCGCGGACACATCATTCCTGTCTGCGATGTCGCGCCCGTGCTGGTCGGCCCGAATGCGCCTGCGCGCAGGTTCTTCCTCATCGCGACGCGCAAGTTCTCCGACACCAGTGAGTGGACGGCCATCCCGGTCTCCGGCGAGTGCGAGCTCACCACCACCGAGCTGCTGCCGCCGACCGGCAAACTGCCGCGCCACGTCATCGGATTGCTCTCCCTCGACAACGAGATCGTGGAAGTCATCGACCTGGAACGGCTGATGGCCTCGGAGGCAGCGGCATGA